A single genomic interval of bacterium harbors:
- a CDS encoding class I SAM-dependent methyltransferase, which yields MARAARRAARAEPPLDVSLYARFFEVEDRYWWSVGTRRIFAEWLRAGIGGRAGAEILDVGCGCGRFVEELAPLGRVWGVDLAPEGIAFCRRRGLRRVSVGDAERLPLQSGFFDAVAAADVLEHTDDARTAAELLRVLKPGGVALVHAPAHPFLWGEHDEVNHHLRRYRRAQLLGVLERAGFRVERTSFVNAILFPPAAAVRVGKRWLARVRSRPRPPQAEIFDLPAWVNQGLIGVLDVERRLLRAVDLPFGVSLVCLARKPAAAR from the coding sequence ATGGCACGGGCAGCCCGTCGCGCCGCCCGCGCGGAGCCCCCGTTGGACGTCTCGCTCTACGCCCGCTTCTTCGAGGTCGAGGACCGCTACTGGTGGTCGGTCGGCACGCGTCGCATCTTCGCCGAGTGGCTGCGGGCGGGGATCGGCGGGCGTGCGGGCGCCGAGATCCTCGACGTCGGCTGCGGCTGCGGGCGCTTCGTCGAGGAGCTGGCGCCGCTCGGGCGCGTGTGGGGCGTCGATCTCGCGCCCGAGGGCATCGCGTTCTGCCGCCGCCGCGGGCTGCGGCGCGTGAGCGTGGGCGACGCCGAGCGGCTGCCGCTGCAGAGCGGCTTCTTCGACGCGGTCGCCGCCGCCGACGTGCTCGAGCACACCGACGACGCCCGCACCGCCGCGGAGCTGCTGCGCGTGCTGAAGCCCGGCGGGGTCGCGCTGGTGCACGCGCCGGCGCATCCGTTCCTGTGGGGCGAGCACGACGAGGTGAACCATCACCTGCGACGCTACCGCCGCGCGCAGCTGCTCGGCGTGCTCGAGCGCGCCGGCTTCCGCGTCGAGCGCACCAGCTTCGTGAACGCCATCCTCTTCCCGCCCGCGGCCGCCGTGCGCGTCGGCAAGCGCTGGCTCGCGCGTGTCCGGTCGCGGCCCCGGCCGCCGCAGGCGGAGATCTTCGATCTGCCCGCGTGGGTGAACCAGGGGCTCATCGGCGTGCTCGACGTCGAGCGACGCCTCCTCCGCGCCGTCGACCTGCCGTTCGGCGTGTCCCTCGTGTGCCTGGCGCGCAAGCCGGCGGCGGCACGATGA